The following are from one region of the Primulina eburnea isolate SZY01 chromosome 17, ASM2296580v1, whole genome shotgun sequence genome:
- the LOC140817842 gene encoding uncharacterized protein, giving the protein MPRSSRTGELEYNPEIEKIAKRLRKEARLRREKQPSSSSPYLDVSLDSDDTEKESDIDLEIERSESDREEMAGQAQRTLRELANPNVIQQPLCIQFPTTDATFELKSGLIHLLPTFRGLAGEDPHKHLKEFHIVCTAMKPQGITEEQISLRAFPFSLADKAKDWLYYLPSGSITTWDNMKQQFLEKFFPASRAANIRKDICGIRQLQGETLYEYWERFKQLCASCPQHQIPEQLLVQYFYEGLSLFDRNMIDAASGGALVNKTPQEARALISNMAANAHQFSTRQDNPPRQVNEVSVTPIDQKLDSLTSLLEKLVAGQVQQVKACGVCAMVGHPTDMCPSLQEEPTQQANAIGGFPGQPQRRYDPFSNSYNPGWRDHPNFSYKNQGGQQGYPQQNWNKQHVPEQASNSGMSLDEIVKALAENTQKFQQETRASIQNLGTQITQIATSVSKLEAQNSGKLPSQTVANPKENASAMTLRSGKEIDQKNTSLTKDAEERGTTEEIEGEYEKQPKVNSKPFSSTISNAVVPPFPSRLEKSKKMDYEKEVLETFRKVEINIPLIDAIKQIPRYAKFLKDLCTNKRRFKSDEKVSVGESVSAVIKK; this is encoded by the coding sequence atgcCTCGTTCTTCTCGTACAGGTGAACTCGAATACAATCCAGAAATCGAGAAGATAGCTAAGAGATTGAGAAAAGAAGCAAGATTAAGGCGTGAAAAGcaaccatcatcatcatctcctTATTTGGACGTATCATTGGACTCAGACGATACAGAAAAAGAATCTGACAttgatcttgagattgaaaGAAGTGAAAGTGACCGAGAAGAAATGGCAGGACAAGCTCAAAGAACACTCAGGGAGTTAGCTAATCCtaatgttattcaacaaccatTATGCATTCAATTCCCTACTACTGATGCTACTTTTGAATTGAAATCTGGCTTGATTCATTTATTGCCTACTTTTCGTGGTCTTGCAGGTGAAGATCCCCATAAACATCTGAAAGAGTTTCACATTGTTTGCACAGCCATGAAACCGCAAGGGATCACAGAGGAACAAATTTCACTGCGAGCCTTTCCATTCTCTCTAGCCGACAAGGCTAAGGATTGGCTATACTATTTACCTTCTGGATCCATAACAACTTGGGACAATATGAAACAACAGTTTTTGGAGAAGTTCTTCCCCGCTTCACGAGCAGCCAACATCAGGAAAGACATTTGTGGGATTAGACAGTTACAAGGAGAGACATTATATGAATATTGGGAGAGATTCAAGCAGTTGTGTGCCAGTTGTCCACAACACCAGATTCCAGAACAGCTACTAGTGCAATATTTTTATGAGGGACTTTCACTCTTTGATAGGAACATGATTGATGCTGCAAGTGGTGGTGCATTGGTGAACAAAACGCCTCAAGAGGCACGAGCTCTAATCTCCAACATGGCTGCCAATGCACATCAGTTCAGTACTAGGCAAGACAACCCTCCACGACAAGTCAATGAGGTAAGTGTTACTCCGATCGACCAAAAATTAGATTCCTTGACCTCTCTTTTGGAAAAGTTGGTTGCAGGACAGGTGCAACAGGTAAAAGCTTGTGGTGTATGTGCTATGGTGGGACATCCTACAGATATGTGTCCGTCACTACAAGAGGAACCCACGCAACAAGCCAATGCAATTGGTGGATTTCCTGGGCAGCCCCAGCGTCGATATGATCCATTTTCTAATAGCTACAATCCAGGATGGAGAGATCATCCTAATTTCAGCTATAAGAATCAAGGAGGCCAACAGGGATACCCACAGCAAAATTGGAACAAACAACACGTACCAGAACAAGCATCCAACTCAGGTATGTCTCTAGACGAAATTGTAAAGGCCTTAGCTGAAAATACTCAAAAATTTCAACAGGAAACGAGGGCCAGCATTCAGAATCTAGGAACCCAGATCACTCAGATTGCTACATCAGTCAGCAAGTTGGAAGCTCAGAATTCTGGAAAATTACCGTCGCAAACGGTGGCTAATCCAAAAGAAAATGCAAGTGCCATGACATTGAGGAGTGGGAAGGAGATTGACCAAAAGAACACTTCACTAACAAAGGATGCTGAAGAAAGAGGCACAACTGAAGAAATCGAAGGAGAATATGAGAAACAACCAAAGGTAAATTCTAAGCCTTTCTCATCTACTATTTCTAATGCGGTTGTTCCTCCATTTCCTTCCAGGTTGGAAAAATCCAAGAAAATGGACTACGAGAAAGAAGTGTTGGAAACTTTTAGAAAGGTGGAGATCAATATTCCTCTTATAGATGCCATCAAACAAATTCCAAGGtatgctaaatttttaaaagatttgtgCACTAACAAGAGGAGGTTTAAAAGTGATGAAAAAGTAAGCGTGGGGGAAAGTGTGTCCGCGGTTATTAAGAAATAA